A window of the Scandinavium goeteborgense genome harbors these coding sequences:
- the pstB gene encoding phosphate ABC transporter ATP-binding protein PstB, which translates to MSMVNTAPGKIAVRDLNFYYGKFHALKNINLDIAKNQVTAFIGPSGCGKSTLLRTFNKMFELYPEQRAEGEILLDGDNILTNTQDIALLRAKVGMVFQKPTPFPMSIYDNIAFGVRLFEKLSRADMDERVQWALTKAALWNETKDKLHQSGYSLSGGQQQRLCIARGIAIRPEVLLLDEPCSALDPISTGRIEELITELKQDYTVVIVTHNMQQAARCSDHTAFMYLGELIEFSNTDDLFTKPAKKQTEDYITGRYG; encoded by the coding sequence ATGAGTATGGTGAATACCGCCCCGGGAAAAATTGCCGTTCGCGATTTGAACTTTTACTACGGCAAATTCCATGCCCTGAAGAACATCAACCTGGATATCGCCAAGAACCAGGTCACCGCGTTTATCGGCCCGTCGGGCTGCGGTAAATCGACGTTGCTGCGTACGTTCAACAAAATGTTTGAGCTGTATCCGGAGCAGCGTGCAGAAGGCGAAATTTTGCTGGATGGCGACAACATTCTGACAAATACCCAGGATATCGCCCTGTTACGCGCCAAAGTCGGCATGGTATTCCAGAAGCCGACGCCGTTCCCGATGTCCATTTACGACAACATCGCCTTCGGCGTGCGTCTGTTTGAAAAGCTGTCGCGTGCCGATATGGACGAGCGCGTGCAGTGGGCGTTGACCAAGGCTGCACTGTGGAACGAAACCAAAGATAAGCTGCACCAGAGTGGGTATTCTCTCTCCGGTGGCCAGCAACAGCGTCTGTGCATCGCGCGCGGTATCGCGATTCGCCCGGAAGTCTTGCTGCTTGATGAGCCGTGTTCTGCGCTGGACCCGATTTCTACGGGGCGCATTGAAGAACTCATCACCGAACTGAAGCAGGATTACACCGTGGTTATCGTGACCCACAACATGCAGCAGGCGGCGCGTTGTTCCGACCACACGGCGTTTATGTATCTTGGCGAACTGATTGAATTCAGCAATACCGACGATCTGTTTACCAAGCCTGCGAAGAAACAAACTGAAGATTACATTACTGGCCGCTACGGTTGA
- the phoU gene encoding phosphate signaling complex protein PhoU — MDNLNLNKHISGQFNAELEHIRTQVMTMGGLVEKQLSDAITAMHNQDQELAKRVIDGDQQVNMMEVAIDEACVRIIAKRQPTASDLRLVMAIIKTIAELERIGDVADKICRTALEKFSQQHQPLLVSLESLGRHTVQMLHDVLDAFARMDLDEAVRIYREDKKVDQEYEGIVRQLMTYMMEDSRTIPSVLTALFCARSIERIGDRCQNICEYIFYFVKGQDFRHVGGDELDKLLAGKDPKE, encoded by the coding sequence ATGGATAACCTCAATCTTAATAAACACATTTCCGGCCAGTTCAACGCAGAGCTGGAGCATATCCGCACTCAGGTGATGACCATGGGCGGGCTGGTGGAAAAGCAGCTTTCTGATGCCATCACCGCGATGCACAATCAGGATCAGGAGCTGGCTAAGCGCGTTATCGACGGCGACCAACAGGTCAATATGATGGAAGTCGCCATTGATGAGGCCTGTGTGCGCATCATCGCCAAACGACAGCCAACCGCCAGCGATCTGCGTCTGGTGATGGCAATCATCAAGACCATTGCCGAGCTGGAACGTATTGGCGATGTGGCGGATAAAATTTGCCGCACCGCGCTGGAGAAGTTCTCACAGCAGCATCAACCGCTGTTGGTAAGCCTGGAGTCTTTGGGCCGTCATACCGTACAAATGCTGCATGACGTGCTTGATGCGTTTGCGCGTATGGACCTGGATGAAGCAGTGCGTATCTATCGCGAAGATAAGAAGGTCGATCAGGAGTACGAAGGCATTGTGCGTCAGTTGATGACTTACATGATGGAAGACTCCCGTACCATTCCAAGCGTGCTGACCGCGCTGTTCTGCGCCCGTTCAATCGAGCGTATCGGCGACCGTTGCCAGAACATTTGCGAATACATCTTCTATTTCGTGAAAGGACAGGACTTCCGTCACGTCGGCGGCGACGAGCTGGATAAACTGCTGGCGGGTAAAGATCCGAAAGAGTGA
- the yieH gene encoding 6-phosphogluconate phosphatase: protein MSSIEAVFFDCDGTLVDSEVICSRAYVHMFREFGITLELETIFKRFKGVKLYEIIDTINAEHGVNLVKETLEPVYRAEVARLFDSELEVIAGANDLLDAMTVPMCIVSNGPVSKMQHSLGNTGLLHHFPDKLFSGYDIQAWKPDPALMYHAAKAMNVDPVNCVLVDDSSAGAMSGVAAGMEVFYFCADPHNQPINHPKVTSFTSLDELPGLWKARGWEITR from the coding sequence ATGTCCAGTATTGAGGCGGTATTTTTCGACTGCGATGGCACGCTCGTCGACAGTGAAGTGATTTGCTCCCGGGCATATGTCCACATGTTCCGGGAATTTGGCATCACTCTTGAGCTTGAAACGATTTTTAAGCGTTTTAAAGGGGTGAAGCTGTACGAGATTATCGACACCATTAACGCCGAACACGGTGTGAATCTGGTGAAAGAGACGCTGGAACCGGTGTATCGCGCTGAAGTGGCGCGGCTGTTCGACAGCGAGCTGGAAGTCATAGCTGGCGCGAATGATTTGCTGGACGCGATGACGGTACCGATGTGCATCGTCTCCAACGGTCCGGTGAGCAAAATGCAACATTCGCTGGGGAACACGGGGTTGCTGCATCATTTCCCGGACAAACTGTTCAGCGGGTATGACATTCAGGCCTGGAAACCCGATCCGGCGTTAATGTACCACGCGGCGAAAGCGATGAATGTGGATCCGGTGAACTGTGTGCTGGTGGATGACTCGAGCGCGGGCGCGATGTCCGGCGTGGCGGCGGGGATGGAAGTCTTTTACTTCTGCGCCGATCCGCATAATCAGCCGATCAACCATCCTAAAGTGACGAGCTTTACGTCGCTGGACGAATTACCGGGATTGTGGAAAGCGCGGGGTTGGGAGATTACGCGTTAA